The following proteins are co-located in the Perca fluviatilis chromosome 22, GENO_Pfluv_1.0, whole genome shotgun sequence genome:
- the LOC120551982 gene encoding basic helix-loop-helix domain-containing protein USF3, with translation MPEMTESQTPGRKPKKKKNKESHNAVERHRKEKINAGINRIGNLLPCSQALKQSKIMILDQAVRYITELKKQNDTLLLEGGDKVQAEEIRRLRRQMEELRRESAHYIELLKAHDINILEDPTVHWKGKQHCAKVAKVTPTHQLPKGIIVYSNGNVMCPAGKESSPAKQPSETLILQPPKVTARLRVNGALLQVNTSSSTPALLPGSTATPIQSTPGLRMIEQCVVETPTAATSLPPSVSYITLQIPAATTALSQQPQPAAPVQTLTIAATSASQLSTESPAQPMSNLTTLTQAIATSRAAASEVCSWVTQDPAIRTVSYTAIPNSQALLRAGAAGSTQTTWTTLQMAGNTVQPVCQSLPTPEVISTTQAVQQLTLCPMGNKPSVQPIQIQMQPHVPVQQAPITAHIQAQPFQRAPQLRPAILNQAQTQPVLAPQPQCAVLSHSAIVPQPGVVAHPAVVPSQPQSAVLQPAALVSHPPTALISQPQPIAQPALVPQPQATVLPLLQTMQVLQVNTTGGTASGVTAPQNTNNPSVVILQQASSCPTQSVVREEITNQTPCQHIVIIQAPNQVAPAPQNPQVGIVPAAVPTAVPVVSTQVPTASSSTSATSLQSVGGKQLVHILPRPVQPHMNHPLQVTQASSSPPVPPTPQTITVNGQVFALQPMKTSDKSSSQAGQSTLQLVQPTTTEEPTTNVALNSLGALSSLNQSISQGLPLTISSQNNGQPPAAPSSVVQQKQPPAPASVPGTTLALPARQLQVPCLNPVKSGLMVNASTPPGKRLRTTLNTKRATAKRTKPAKKKELSQAPPAVAVSAKPVVAAGETVQVSVCQVLQSSTVKVTDIPPTCTTAVTTTDCSVAVGNVTSTQNTQLMIVCSSSSESPVFSQSHPQSKSAVSATQTDVFSHTNTSGMAISVPTVNATSVKPTVSAAVAIESKPAVVSGNNSTVTKLPVPEVKQPATSAGTSTTQSKSAAAATTAVSKQSKSVVSSADSETLYTSTTVSTACLTPVCTSSIPATAPVSLHQATQPTSVCRPQVSNTQVPLPCNKPQSQPTTSPLVYTTVALSSPAATFSASHSSITAPTTSSEFRKRVATSRAPTQQTDVNMPNLSPCHPAEVKPAQPPRRDREAQVERHSTAADKDGLVAATSGTPYRKDSALSQQVYTNLDDQTIEHPMTSSRQTDSPMSSGAVGGRGFSVASMLPQGHTIGASSGSFGTYTFTSEQAEMLALAMLEQDSPGRRSGSCTVNTGSANPTAAAWEPPKTPAVSSSKERGVTGQQAKVTKPMDTVTVKPTVQVSVRGHAGEGPNGSRHPQNMSYSQSLTQVQSQSSSQSGTVASLSVNNLIRPSSSQQPYPGSPSLVGQQGSVPSPVGTSAHISQPPNNALSPCSGAAQLNEYTPLKTALMRAQAQAGVGERQVKIISKRQAQEEVMLNTGKRPKPCPPSATTVSHMDVKAPDHSQMMVGQLPPASSAVMTRIHSESGGPLFSTNSFMSPIVRPTDGHCPPQGPPEQNQPGVLHLPQGHSQHAATQPGQHLGGNIYMKQQQQEQQRHHLYHLQHHLTQPDPAQRHSLHQRALQQQQQQEQQQQQHVQKKRGLVRGSQTGSSAGLQQKQHHLEKSGVQQQQQQQHSHQQQQTQHQQHTQQHQQQSHQQSQQHQQPTQHQQSHPQQHQQQTHQQQPQAQHQQHQQQQQQLQQQQSSHSRHQQHLQQQIQQQQHFRHQEKSCEAQAAGSRAHHSSHLAQQEHLKPGQDHNAMQRMMSTRTLEQQLIPPPSNPVSRSSDLACAPSRQERHRVSSYSAEALIGKSSTSGEQQQRMGLHLQPGRSATQEQPDLRGYLDTSRGKANIAHNPQNRLPSDHPGSTDVQRVSECPPFKVMGGGAHQLGGFDVQVSRGSDMTPKSSQRGPQGQQQQGGFRMGVGPPADGRNRYSAAHPGSQGVQVGLPREQEGCHQSFMQSLLSPHLPEQSNHQRAMQCCPPVSMEYSCVPGSSSGDIQAKASSPSVPQTQKAPAMRIGEGNKGHISQVSSNMHGGPGVRTGLPHPPTPHSSSEPGRSSAPSRPPTAVSQHSRHIARDTQPTKLRPGDRPRSGTLRQSNPFEPEGHLPLPSGGGVLLGRPQSGGEARRSTIVRFMADSAQVPSDNNLIPDQHLTQNFGFPFIPEGGMNPPPINANSTFIPPVSQPNTSRTPSLLPVEAQNTLPSFYPSYSPAAHPSLPSDVTLQYFPNQMFTSPSADKGSAPPLNNRFGSILSPPRPVGFGQPSFPLLPDMPPMPIANSSGITPHISNFSLTSLFPEIATGMPTDGSAMPMSPLLSLSNTSAADSGKQPNRPAHNISHILGHDGSSAV, from the exons ATGCCAGAGATGACTGAATCTCAGACACCCGGTCGTAAACCCAA aaagaagaaaaacaaagaatcaCACAATGCAG TTGAGAGACACAGAAAAGAGAAGATTAATGCTGGGATTAACCGCATTGGTAATCTTCTGCCCTGTTCCCAGGCACTGAAACAG AGTAAGATCATGATCTTGGACCAGGCCGTTCGCTACATCACTGAACTGAAGAAACAAAATGATACATTGCTTCTGGAAGGAGGTGATAAAGTCCAAG CGGAGGAGATCCGTCGGCTACGGCGTCAGatggaggagctgaggaggGAGAGTGCTCACTACATCGAGCTCCTCAAAGCCCATGATATTAACATTCTAGAAGACCCCACAGTTCACTGGAAGGGCAAACAGCATTGCGCCAAAGTGGCAAAGGTGACCCCCACTCACCAACTCCCAAAGGGGATCATCGTCTATTCCAATGGCAATGTGATGTGCCCAGCAGGGAAGGAGAGTAGCCCAGCGAAACAACCTTCTGAAACATTAATTCTTCAGCCTCCTAAAGTCACTGCTAGGTTGAGGGTTAATGGAGCACTGCTGCAAGTTAATACCTCCTCATCCACCCCTGCACTTCTCCCTGGGTCAACCGCCACACCCATCCAGTCTACACCTGGCCTGAGAATGATAGAGCAGTGTGTGGTCGAGACACCGACTGCAGCCACCAGTCTGCCACCCTCTGTGTCTTACATCACCCTCCAGATCCCTGCAGCCACCACAGCCCTGTCCCAACAACCGCAGCCTGCCGCCCCAGTCCAGACCCTCACCATAGCAGCCACCTCAGCCTCACAGCTCTCCACTGAAAGCCCTGCTCAGCCCATGTCCAATCTCACCACACTTACCCAGGCTATAGCCACATCCagagcagcagcatcagaggTTTGCTCTTGGGTCACACAGGACCCTGCTATTAGGACTGTAAGTTACACTGCTATCCCCAACAGCCAAGCCCTTCTTAGGGCTGGGGCTGCAGGCAGCACACAGACTACCTGGACAACGCTGCAGATGGCAGGGAACACAGTGCAGCCAGTCTGTCAGAGTCTCCCCACCCCAGAGGTCATCAGTACCACCCAGGCTGTCCAGCAGTTGACTCTGTGCCCAATGGGCAACAAACCCTCTGTTCAGCCCATTCAAATACAAATGCAACCACATGTGCCTGTACAGCAAGCACCCATTACAGCCCACATTCAAGCGCAGCCCTTTCAGAGAGCACCCCAGCTACGGCCCGCAATTCTGAACCAGGCACAGACTCAGCCTGTTCTAGCCCCCCAACCACAGTGTGCTGTTCTCTCCCATTCAGCCATAGTACCCCAACCAGGTGTGGTGGCCCACCCTGCAGTCGTGCCATCGCAGCCCCAGTCCGCTGTACTTCAACCAGCAGCATTGGTTTCCCATCCACCGACAGCCCTCATATCTCAGCCTCAGCCCATTGCTCAGCCAGCCCTGGTGCCCCAGCCACAGGCCACTGTGCTGCCCCTCCTTCAGACCATGCAGGTGCTGCAGGTCAACACAACTGGAGGGACAGCCTCAGGCGTAACAGCACCACAGAACACCAACAACCCAAGTGTGGTCATCCTGCAGCAGGCTAGTTCTTGCCCAACCCAGTCAGTTGTAAGGGAAgaaataaccaatcagacacCGTGTCAGCATATTGTAATCATCCAGGCACCCAATCAGGTTGCACCTGCCCCTCAGAATCCTCAGGTTGGCATAGTGCCTGCTGCTGTGCCCACTGCAGTACCGGTTGTGTCTACTCAAGTACCAACAGCCAGCAGTTCAACATCTGCTACTTCCTTACAGAGTGTTGGGGGAAAGCAACTGGTGCACATTCTCCCACGCCCTGTTCAGCCTCATATGAACCATCCCCTTCAGGTCACTCAGGCCTCCTCTTCCCCACCTGTTCCTCCAACCCCACAGACTATCACTGTGAACGGCCAGGTGTTTGCCTTGCAGCCCATGAAGACCTCTGACAAATCCAGCTCCCAGGCTGGCCAGAGTACACTCCAGCTGGTCCAGCCCACCACCACTGAAGAACCAACTACTAATGTGGCCCTCAACAGTTTAGGTGCACTCAGCAGTCTCAATCAGAGCATCTCTCAGGGCCTTCCACTTACCATTTCTAGCCAGAACAATGGTCAGCCTCCAGCTGCTCCATCATCAGTAGTCCAGCAGAAGCAGCCTCCTGCTCCAGCATCCGTCCCTGGCACCACACTTGCTCTACCTGCCCGGCAGCTACAGGTACCTTGTTTGAACCCAGTCAAATCAGGGCTGATGGTTAATGCCTCTACACCTCCAGGAAAGAGGCTTCGCACAACTTTAAATACAAAGAGGGCAACAGCTAAAAGGACTAAACCAGCCAAGAAAAAAGAGCTTAGTCAGGCACCACCTGCTGTTGCTGTTTCAGCCAAGCCAGTGGTTGCTGCAGGAGAGACGGTTCAAGTTTCAGTATGTCAAGTTTTACAGTCCTCGACTGTAAAGGTCACAGACATTCCCCCCACTTGTACCACAGCTGTCACAACTACAGATTGTAGTGTAGCTGTAGGGAATGTCACCTCTACACAAAATACTCAGCTGATGATTGTGTGTAGTTCATCTAGTGAGTCACCTGTATTTAGTCAGTCCCATCCACAGAGCAAAAGCGCTGTCAGTGCAACTCAGACTGATGTATTCAGTCATACTAACACTAGTGGTATGGCAATTTCAGTTCCAACTGTCAATGCCACATCGGTCAAGCCAACAGTTAGTGCAGCTGTGGCCATTGAAAGTAAACCAGCTGTAGTTTCTGGCAACAACTCAACAGTAACCAAACTCCCAGTTCCAGAGGTTAAACAGCCAGCCACCAGTGCAGGAACTAGCACAACACAGAGTAAGTCAGCTGCTGCTGCCACCACTGCTGTTTCGAAACAGAGCAAATCTGTGGTCAGCTCTGCAGACTCTGAGACTCTGTACACCTCCACCACTGTTTCTACTGCATGTCTGACACCAGTCTGCACCAGCAGTATCCCAGCAACTGCACCAGTATCTTTACATCAGGCGACACAACCAACTTCAGTATGTCGTCCCCAGGTATCTAATACCCAAGTTCCTCTGCCCTGTAATAAACCTCAGTCTCAGCCCACCACATCACCCTTGGTGTACACAACTGTAGCACTCTCATCACCTGCCGCAACTTTTTCTGCATCACACAGCTCTATCACAGCCCCTACAACAAGTTCAGAGTTTAGGAAAAGGGTCGCAACCAGTAGAGCTCCAACACAGCAGACTGATGTGAATATGCCCAACCTCTCCCCCTGCCATCCCGCTGAAGTCAAACCAGCCCAGCCCCCTAGAAGAGACAGGGAAGCTCAGGTAGAGAGACACTCCACAGCAGCAGATAAAGATGGCTTAGTGGCAGCAACTTCTGGCACTCCTTATAGAAAGGATTCTGCCCTATCTCAACAGGTGTACACTAACCTTGACGATCAAACTATAGAGCACCCTATGACATctagcagacagacagattctCCCATGTCTTCAGGGGCAGTGGGAGGCAGAGGGTTCTCTGTGGCATCCATGCTTCCCCAGGGCCACACTATTGGTGCGTCATCTGGCTCCTTTGGAACATATACATTCACCTCGGAGCAGGCAGAAATGCTGGCCTTGGCCATGCTAGAACAGGACAGTCCAGGAAGGCGGAGTGGAAGCTGCACTGTTAACACTGGTTCAGCAAACCCCACTGCAGCAGCATGGGAGCCCCCAAAAACCCCAGCAGTGTCCAGCAGTAAAGAAAGGGGCGTAACTGGACAGCAGGCAAAAGTGACTAAACCCATGGACACAGTAACAGTTAAACCCACTGTCCAGGTATCTGTCAGAGGACATGCTGGGGAGGGGCCCAATGGAAGCAGACATCCACAAAACATGTCATACTCCCAGTCCCTGACCCAGGTCCAGTCTCAGAGCTCATCCCAGAGTGGCACTGTGGCTAGCCTCAGTGTCAACAATCTGATCAGGCCCAGCTCCAGTCAGCAACCCTACCCTGGCTCTCCCAGTCTTGTTGGCCAACAGGGCTCAGTTCCCTCACCTGTAGGGACCTCAGCCCACATATCCCAACCCCCAAACAATGCCCTCTCACCCTGCTCAGGTGCAGCCCAACTGAATGAGTACACCCCCTTAAAGACTGCTTTAATGAGGGCTCAGGCTCAGGCTGGAGTTGGTGAGCGACAAGTGAAGATCATCTCCAAGCGGCAGGCCCAGGAGGAGGTGATGCTAAACACTGGAAAACGGCCCAAGCCTTGCCCTCCATCAGCTACCACTGTTAGCCATATGGACGTGAAAGCACCAGACCACAGCCAGATGATGGTGGGACAGTTGCCCCCCGCATCCTCAGCTGTCATGACAAGGATTCATTCAGAAAGTGGAGGCCCCCTCTTCTCCACAAACTCTTTCATGAGCCCGATAGTTCGGCCCACGGATGGCCACTGCCCTCCGCAGGGACCCCCTGAGCAGAACCAGCCAGGTGTGCTTCATCTGCCCCAGGGTCATTCACAGCATGCTGCAACCCAGCCTGGTCAGCACCTGGGAGGAAACATTTacatgaaacagcagcagcaagagcAGCAGAGACACCATCTATATCATTTGCAACACCACCTGACACAGCCTGACCCTGCACAGCGCCACTCACTACACCAGAGGGcgcttcagcagcagcagcagcaggagcagcagcagcagcagcatgtgcAGAAGAAGCGGGGGCTTGTCAGAGGCAGTCAAACTGGTTCCTCTGCTGGCCTGCAACAGAAGCAGCACCACTTGGAGAAGTCTGgagttcagcagcagcagcagcagcagcactcacatcaacaacaacagacacagcatcaacagcacacacagcagcaTCAACAACAGTCGCACCAACAATCACAACAGCATCAACAGCCAACACAACACCAACAGTCTCATCCCCAACAGCACCAACAGCAAACCCATCAACAGCAGCCACAGGCGCAGCATCAACAacaccaacagcagcagcagcagttacagcagcagcagagctctcACTCCAGACACCAGCAGCATCTACAGCAGCagatccagcagcagcagcactttaGACACCAGGAGAAGAGCTGTGAAGCCCAGGCAGCAGGATCCAGGGCCCACCACAGCAGCCACCTGGCCCAGCAGGAGCACCTCAAG cCTGGTCAAGACCATAACGCTATGCAGAGGATGATGAGCACTCGGACTCTGGAGCAGCAGCTCATCCCTCCTCCCAGCAATCCCGTGTCCCGTTCGTCTGACCTGGCCTGTGCTCCATCACGGCAGGAACGTCACCGAGTTTCCAGCTACTCTGCAGAGGCACTCATCGGTAAAAGTTCCACCAGTGGTGAACAGCAGCAGCGTATGGGTCTCCACCTTCAGCCTGGGCGCAGTGCCACACAGGAGCAGCCAGACCTCCGCGGTTACCTGGACACATCACGAGGGAAGGCCAACATTGCACACAACCCACAGAACCGCCTGCCCTCTGACCATCCAGGATCCACTGATGTTCAGCGGGTCTCAGAGTGTCCGCCATTCAAGGTCATGGGAGGAGGAGCACATCAACTCGGTGGTTTTGATGTTCAGGTGTCTCGTGGGAGTGACATGACCCCTAAGTCCTCCCAGAGGGGCCCTcaggggcagcagcagcagggcggATTCAGGATGGGTGTTGGCCCTCCAGCAGATGGCAGGAACCGCTACAGTGCAGCTCATCCTGGCTCACAGGGAGTACAGGTTGGCCTCCCCCGGGAGCAAGAAGGTTGTCACCAGAGTTTCATGCAAAGCCTCCTTTCCCCCCACCTTCCTGAGCAGAGCAACCACCAGCGAGCAATGCAGTGCTGTCCCCCAGTCAGCATGGAGTACAGCTGTGTGCCTGGAAGCTCTTCGGGAGACATACAGGCCAAGGCCTCCAGCCCCAGTGTGCCCCAGACACAGAAGGCCCCAGCTATGCGGATCGGAGAGGGCAACAAGGGCCATATTTCTCAGGTCAGCAGTAATATGCATGGAGGCCCAGGTGTGCGCACAGGTCTCCCCCACCCTCCAACCCCACACAGCAGCTCTGAGCCAGGCCGCTCCTCTGCCCCCTCCAGACCACCCACTGCTGTTAGCCAGCACTCCCGCCACATCGCCCGGGATACTCAGCCCACCAAGCTGAGACCTGGTGACCGGCCTCGATCAGGTACTCTGAGACAGAGCAACCCCTTTGAGCCTGAGGGCCACCTGCCTCTGCCCTCTGGAGGAGGGGTGCTGCTGGGCAGACCACAGTCTGGAGGAGAGGCACGACGCAGCACTATCGTTCGCTTTATGGCAGATAGTGCTCAGGTTCCTAGTGACAACAACCTGATTCCTGACCAACACCTAACACAAAACTTTGGTTTCCCCTTTATTCCAGAGGGAGGGatgaatcctcctcccatcaaTGCTAACTCCACATTCATCCCTCCAGTCAGCCAGCCCAACACCTCCCGTACACCGTCCCTTCTGCCTGTGGAGGCCCAGAACACTTTACCCTCCTTCTACCCTTCCTATTCTCCAGCTGCTCACCCCAGCCTTCCCAGCGATGTCACCCTCCAGTACTTTCCCAACCAAATGTTTACCAGCCCTAGTGCCGACAAGGGCAGCGCTCCTCCACTCAATAACCGCTTTGGCTCCATCCTCTCACCGCCTCGCCCTGTGGGTTTTGGCCAGCCCAGCTTCCCCTTGCTTCCAGATATGCCCCCTATGCCCATTGCCAACTCATCTGGAATCACCCCTCACATATCCAACTTCAGCCTCACCTCTCTGTTCCCCGAGATTGCCACAGGCATGCCCACTGACGGTTCGGCCATGCCAATGTCTCCCCTGCTGTCTCTCTCCAACACCTCGGCTGCCGACTCTGGCAAGCAGCCCAATCGTCCTGCCCACAACATCAGCCACATTCTAGGCCATGACGGCAGCTCAGCTGTGTGA
- the naa50 gene encoding N-alpha-acetyltransferase 50 isoform X2, which yields MKGRIELGDVTPHNIKQLKRLNQVIFPVSYNDKFYKDVLEVGELAKLAYFNDIAVGAVCCRVDHSQNQKRLYIMTLGCLAPYRRLGIGTKMLNHVLNICEKDGTFDNIYLHVQISNESAIHFYQKFGFEIIETKKNYYKRIEPADAHVLQKSLRSPCAPPTGELQKAE from the exons ATGAAAGG CCGGATCGAGCTGGGGGATGTTACGCCCCACAACATTAAGCAGCTGAAACGCCTGAACCAGGTCATCTTCCCTGTCAGCTACAACGACAAGTTTTACAAAGATGTACTGGAAGTTGGAGAGCTTGCAAAGCTAG CATACTTCAATGACATTGCAGTGGGTGCTGTGTGCTGTAGAGTGGACCACTCTCAGAACCAGAAGAGACTGTACATCATGACGCTCGGCTGTCTAGCACCCTATCGTAGACTTGGAATTG GTACTAAGATGCTGAATCATGTGCTAAACATCTGTGAGAAGGACGGCACTTTTGACAACATTTACCT TCATGTGCAGATCAGCAATGAGTCAGCCATTCACTTTTACCAGAAGTTTGGCTTTGAGATCATCGAAACAAAAAAGAATTACTACAAGAGGATAGAGCCCGCAGATGCCCATGTGTTGCAGAAGAGTCTGCGCAGCCCATGTGCACCGCCCACCGGAGAGCTTCAGAAGGCAGAGTAA
- the naa50 gene encoding N-alpha-acetyltransferase 50 isoform X1, which yields MKGSRIELGDVTPHNIKQLKRLNQVIFPVSYNDKFYKDVLEVGELAKLAYFNDIAVGAVCCRVDHSQNQKRLYIMTLGCLAPYRRLGIGTKMLNHVLNICEKDGTFDNIYLHVQISNESAIHFYQKFGFEIIETKKNYYKRIEPADAHVLQKSLRSPCAPPTGELQKAE from the exons ATGAAAGG TAGCCGGATCGAGCTGGGGGATGTTACGCCCCACAACATTAAGCAGCTGAAACGCCTGAACCAGGTCATCTTCCCTGTCAGCTACAACGACAAGTTTTACAAAGATGTACTGGAAGTTGGAGAGCTTGCAAAGCTAG CATACTTCAATGACATTGCAGTGGGTGCTGTGTGCTGTAGAGTGGACCACTCTCAGAACCAGAAGAGACTGTACATCATGACGCTCGGCTGTCTAGCACCCTATCGTAGACTTGGAATTG GTACTAAGATGCTGAATCATGTGCTAAACATCTGTGAGAAGGACGGCACTTTTGACAACATTTACCT TCATGTGCAGATCAGCAATGAGTCAGCCATTCACTTTTACCAGAAGTTTGGCTTTGAGATCATCGAAACAAAAAAGAATTACTACAAGAGGATAGAGCCCGCAGATGCCCATGTGTTGCAGAAGAGTCTGCGCAGCCCATGTGCACCGCCCACCGGAGAGCTTCAGAAGGCAGAGTAA
- the atp6v1ab gene encoding V-type proton ATPase catalytic subunit A, translating to MDMSKLPKLRDEERESEFGFVHGVSGPVVTATAMAGAAMYELVRVGHSELVGEIIRLEGDMATIQVYEETSGVSVGDPVLRTGKPLSVELGPGIMGSIFDGIQRPLKDINDITQSIYIPRGVNIGALNRDLKWEFSPGKSLRVGSHITGGDIYGMVYENSLIKHKIMLPPRNRGTVTYVAPPGNYDVSDVVMELEFEGVKEKFTMVQVWPVRQVRPVTEKLQANHPLLTGQRVLDALFPCVQGGTTAIPGAFGCGKTVISQSLSKYSNSDVIVYVGCGERGNEMSEVLRDFPELTMEVDGKTESIMKRTALVANTSNMPVAAREASIYTGITLSEYFRDMGYNVSMMADSTSRWAEALREISGRLAEMPADSGYPAYLGARLASFYERAGRVKCLGNPEREGSVSIVGAVSPPGGDFSDPVTSATLGIVQVFWGLDKKLAQRKHFPSVNWLISYSKYTRALDEYYDKHFPEFVPLRTKAKEILQEEEDLAEIVQLVGKASLAETDKITLEVAKLIKDDFLQQNGYTPYDRFCPFYKTVGILSNMISFYDMARHAVETTAQSDNKITWSMIKEHMGEILYRISSMKFKDPVKEGEAKIKAEYAQLVEDMQNAFRTLEE from the exons ATGGACATGTCCAAGCTGCCCAAGCTCAGGgatgaggagagggagagcgagTTTGGATTCGTTCATGGAGTCTCTGGACCAG TGGTGACAGCTACGGCCATGGCAGGAGCAGCTATGTATGAGCTGGTTCGTGTCGGCCACAGTGAGCTGGTGGGAGAGATTATCAGGCTGGAGGGAGACATGGCCACCATCCAGGTCTACGAGGAGACAT CCGGCGTGTCTGTTGGAGATCCTGTGCTGCGGACAGGAAAACCTCTCTCTGTGGAGTTGGGTCCAGGAATCATGGGGTCCATCTTTGATGGTATCCAGCGACCACTAAAGGACATCAATGACATCACACAAAGCATCTACATCCCCAGAGGTGTGAACATCGGAGCCCTCAACCGAGACCTCAAGTGGGAGTTTTCTCCCGGCAAGAGCCTgcgg GTTGGCAGTCACATCACAGGAGGAGACATCTATGGCATGGTGTACGAGAACTCCCTTATCAAGCACAAAATCATGCTGCCTCCCAGAAACAGAGGCACTGTGACATACGTGGCTCCACCTGGAAACTACGACGTCTCC GACGTGGTGATGGAGCTGGAGTTTGAGGGGGTGAAGGAGAAGTTCACCATGGTGCAGGTGTGGCCTGTCCGACAAGTGCGACCCGTCACAGAGAAGCTGCAGGCCAATCACCCGCTGCTGACAGGACAGAGAGTGCTGGACGCCCTTTTCCC ATGTGTACAGGGAGGAACCACTGCCATCCCAGGAGCCTTCGGCTGTGGAAAGACTGTCATCTCTCAGTCCCTGTCCAAGTACTCCAACAGTGATGTCATTGTCTACGTAGGCTGCGGGGAGCGTGGTAACGAGATGTCAGAAGTACTGCGAGACTTCCCCGAG CTGACCATGGAGGTGGACGGGAAGAcggagagcatcatgaagagaACAGCTCTGGTGGCCAACACCTCCAACATGCCTGTAGCTGCCAGAGAAGCCTCCATTTACACAG GAATCACGCTGTCTGAGTACTTCAGAGACATGGGATACAACGTGAGCATGATGGCCGACTCAACCTCCCGTTGGGCCGAGGCTCTCAGGGAGATTTCTGGCCGTTTGGCGGAGATGCCTGCTG ACAGTGGTTATCCTGCCTACCTGGGCGCCCGTCTTGCCTCCTTCTATGAGCGTGCTGGAAGGGTGAAGTGTCTGGGCAACCCCGAGAGGGAGGGCAGCGTCAGTATTGTAGGAGC TGTATCGCCTCCTGGTGGTGACTTCTCTGACCCTGTCACTTCAGCCACCCTTGGTATTGTACAG GTGTTCTGGGGTCTGGATAAGAAGCTGGCTCAGAGGAAGCACTTTCCTTCAGTGAACTGGCTGATCAGCTACAGCAAATACACTCGTGCTCTTGATGAGTATTACGACAAACACTTCCCCGAGTTTGTGCCCCTACGTACCAAGGCCAAGGAGAtcctgcaggaggaggaggacctgGCTGAGATTGTGCAGCTCGTCGGAAAG gcATCACTGGCAGAAACAGATAAAATCACCCTGGAGGTGGCCAAACTGATCAAAGACGACTTCCTGCAGCAGAACGGTTACACGCCTTATGACAG GTTCTGTCCCTTCTATAAGACAGTGGGCATCCTCTCCAACATGATCTCTTTCTACGACATGGCAAGGCACGCAGTGGAGACCACAGCTCAAAGCGACAACAAGATCACTTGGTCCATGATCAAGGAGCACATGGGAGAAATCCTTTACAGGATCAGCTCAATGAAattcaag GACCCGGTGAAGGAAGGCGAGGCTAAGATCAAGGCTGAATACGCTCAGCTGGTGGAGGACATGCAGAACGCCTTCCGTACATTGGAAGAATAG